In Kordiimonas sp. SCSIO 12610, the following are encoded in one genomic region:
- the metH gene encoding methionine synthase, producing the protein MTKPIAQFINVGERTNVAGSAKFKKLIFEENYEEAISVARHQVEGGAQIIDINMDDAMLDAEAAMEKFLKLIAAEPDIARVPVMIDSSKWTVIEAGLKCVQGKAVVNSISLKEGEEPFVAQAKQIMRYGAAVVVMAFDEDGQADSIDRKFEICKRSYDVLVNKVGFPPEDIIFDPNIFAVATGIEEHNNYGVDFIEATRLIKTHLPYAKVSGGVSNISFSFRGNNPVREAMHSVFLYHAIQAGMDMGIVNAGQLTVYSDIPADLKERVEDVILNRRSDATERLLDVADEYKGQGGTKRVEDLSWREAPVEKRIEHALVKGIADYIIEDTEEVRQKFDRPIQVIEGPLMDGMNTVGDLFGSGQMFLPQVVKSARVMKQSVAYLQPYIEAEKEEGAKAKGKIVMATVKGDVHDIGKNIVGVVLQCNNYEVIDLGVMVPWADILKAANDHDADIIGLSGLITPSLDEMVTVAGEMERKGMQMPLLIGGATTSRVHTAVKIAPNYSGPAIHVLDASRAVGVASTLMSTDLSDGYVSDIKAEYHDIREKRLAKPKADRLVTIEAARANAAQLDFNDHTPTEPQFTGTKVFADYPLERLVERIDWTPFFRTWELAGKYPQILDDEVVGESARSLFKDAQAMLKQIVDEKWLTAKGVIGFWPAARDGDDIILYGESGGDNIKGTIHCLRQQIEKREGRTNDCLADFISPVDGKSDWMGGFVVTAGHGIDEHVARFKAAHDDYNEIMVKALADRLAEAFAEHMHERVRKEFWGYAADEALDNEEIIKERYKGIRPAPGYPACPDHSEKPALFNLLNAQENTGVELTESFAMTPTAAVSGYYFSHPKAKYFGVGKVNRDQVEDYAKRRGVTIEQAEKWLSPNLGY; encoded by the coding sequence ATGACCAAACCTATCGCACAGTTTATCAATGTTGGCGAACGCACGAACGTTGCGGGTTCAGCCAAGTTCAAGAAGCTGATCTTTGAAGAAAATTATGAGGAAGCGATTTCGGTCGCCCGCCATCAGGTTGAAGGCGGGGCGCAGATCATCGACATCAATATGGACGATGCGATGTTGGATGCAGAAGCCGCGATGGAAAAATTCCTGAAATTGATTGCCGCAGAGCCAGATATCGCCCGTGTGCCTGTGATGATCGATAGCTCAAAATGGACTGTGATCGAGGCAGGCCTTAAGTGCGTGCAGGGTAAAGCCGTTGTAAATTCCATCAGCCTTAAGGAAGGTGAAGAGCCTTTCGTTGCTCAGGCGAAACAAATTATGCGATACGGCGCCGCTGTTGTTGTGATGGCATTTGATGAAGACGGGCAGGCCGATAGCATCGACCGTAAGTTCGAAATTTGTAAGCGCAGCTATGATGTGCTCGTGAACAAGGTTGGATTTCCGCCCGAGGATATCATCTTTGACCCAAATATTTTTGCAGTGGCTACAGGAATTGAAGAGCACAATAATTACGGCGTTGATTTTATTGAGGCAACACGCCTCATTAAAACCCATTTGCCGTATGCAAAGGTGTCGGGCGGGGTATCCAATATTTCCTTCTCTTTTCGCGGCAATAACCCTGTTCGCGAGGCCATGCACAGCGTGTTTTTGTATCACGCCATTCAGGCCGGTATGGATATGGGGATTGTGAACGCGGGGCAGTTAACCGTTTATTCCGATATTCCGGCTGACTTGAAGGAACGTGTAGAGGATGTGATCCTGAACCGAAGGTCAGACGCAACCGAACGCCTGCTTGATGTTGCCGATGAATATAAAGGGCAGGGCGGTACCAAACGTGTCGAAGACCTCTCATGGCGCGAAGCACCAGTTGAGAAGCGGATTGAGCATGCGCTTGTGAAGGGGATCGCCGATTATATCATTGAAGATACAGAGGAAGTTCGCCAGAAATTTGATCGCCCTATTCAGGTGATCGAAGGGCCGTTGATGGACGGTATGAATACCGTTGGTGACTTGTTTGGTTCCGGACAGATGTTCCTGCCGCAAGTGGTTAAGTCCGCGCGGGTGATGAAACAATCCGTTGCTTACCTTCAGCCCTATATCGAGGCCGAGAAGGAAGAGGGTGCCAAGGCAAAGGGCAAGATTGTCATGGCAACCGTGAAGGGCGATGTGCATGACATCGGTAAAAACATCGTCGGTGTTGTTCTCCAATGTAACAATTACGAAGTGATCGACCTCGGTGTGATGGTACCGTGGGCTGATATCCTGAAGGCTGCAAACGATCATGATGCAGATATAATTGGCCTATCAGGTCTTATCACCCCGTCTTTGGATGAAATGGTAACGGTTGCAGGCGAAATGGAGCGAAAGGGCATGCAAATGCCGCTCTTAATCGGCGGTGCGACCACAAGCCGTGTGCACACAGCCGTTAAAATCGCGCCGAATTATTCGGGGCCAGCAATTCATGTCTTGGATGCATCGCGTGCGGTTGGTGTGGCAAGCACCTTGATGTCCACTGACCTAAGTGATGGGTATGTCAGCGATATTAAGGCCGAGTATCATGATATTCGGGAAAAGCGCCTCGCAAAACCGAAGGCTGATCGTTTGGTAACAATAGAGGCCGCACGTGCGAACGCGGCCCAGCTTGATTTTAATGACCATACCCCAACCGAACCACAGTTTACGGGAACCAAGGTGTTTGCTGATTATCCGCTGGAGCGCCTCGTGGAGCGCATTGACTGGACACCGTTTTTCCGTACATGGGAACTTGCTGGCAAATATCCGCAAATCCTGGATGATGAGGTCGTGGGCGAAAGCGCGCGTAGCTTGTTTAAGGACGCGCAGGCGATGCTCAAGCAGATTGTGGATGAAAAGTGGTTAACAGCAAAGGGCGTTATTGGTTTCTGGCCTGCTGCACGCGACGGCGATGATATCATCCTGTACGGCGAAAGTGGGGGCGATAACATCAAGGGTACGATCCATTGTTTGCGCCAACAGATTGAAAAACGTGAGGGCCGCACGAATGATTGTCTCGCGGATTTCATCAGCCCCGTTGACGGCAAATCCGATTGGATGGGTGGATTTGTGGTCACGGCTGGCCACGGTATTGACGAGCATGTAGCGCGCTTTAAGGCAGCGCACGATGATTATAATGAAATTATGGTCAAGGCACTTGCGGACCGGCTAGCGGAAGCGTTTGCAGAACATATGCACGAGCGCGTGCGTAAGGAATTCTGGGGCTATGCGGCGGATGAAGCACTGGATAATGAAGAGATTATCAAGGAACGCTATAAAGGCATTCGCCCTGCGCCCGGTTACCCCGCGTGCCCCGACCATTCGGAAAAACCAGCGCTGTTTAACCTTTTAAACGCGCAGGAAAATACGGGTGTGGAGCTGACGGAAAGTTTTGCCATGACCCCAACCGCCGCCGTTTCTGGCTATTATTTCAGCCACCCGAAGGCGAAATATTTTGGCGTTGGAAAGGTGAACAGGGATCAGGTAGAGGATTATGCCAAACGCCGCGGTGTTACGATCGAACAGGCCGAGAAATGGCTCAGTCCGAATTTGGGGTATTGA